In the Rhizobium sp. SSA_523 genome, AGCGAGCACGAATTGAAGGCCCTGGCCTATCGTGATCCGCTGACCGGGCTTGGAAACCGGCATCGCATGCGCGAAAAGGTCATGGCCGTCGCGGCCGAGCGATCGGACGATCCTGCGCCCTTCACCATCGGCATCGCCAATCTGGACGGCTTCAAGCCGATCAACGACCTGTTCGGGTCGCGCGCCGGCGACGAGATCCTGTGCCAGGTCGCCCACCGCCTGAAGGCCTGCATTCCCGATGGCGCGACCGTCACGCGCCATGACGGCGACGAATTTGCCTTCCTCCTGCCGCTCGTCTTCGAAAAACACGGGGCCGAGCGCCTGGGCCAGATGATCAAGGACGTGCTTTCCGCGCCCTATGATCTCGGCGATCGCAATGTCCGGCTGTCCGCCTCCTTCGGCTTTGCCGTCTATCCCTTTGCGGGCGAGGATTTCGACGAGTTGCTGACCAGTGCCGAAACCGCGCTTTACCGCTCCAAGCGGCGCGGACGCGGGCAGATCACCGTCTATTCGCGCGAGATCGCCCAGGAAATGAAGCGCTCCACGCAATTGGAGCAGGCGCTGCGCAATGCCATCATCGCCGATTCCGTCGACGTCCATTTTCAGCCCATCGTCCGCATTCGCGATAGCGTGGTGGTCGGCTTCGAAGCGCTGGCGCGCTGGATCGATCCGGATCTCGGCTTCGTCTCGCCGGCCGTCTTCGTGCCGCTTGCCGAGGAACGCGGCTTCATCGACGCGCTATCGGATACGCTGCTGCGCAAGGCGGCGGAGGCGGCCCTGTCCTGGCCGCGCGAACTCTTCTTGTCCTTCAACCTGTCTTCGGCGCAATTGATGGATCCCGGCACCGCACCCTCCATCCTCGGAACGCTCGGACGGGTGGGGTTGGATCCGAAACGGCTGGAGCTGGAAATCACCGAAACGGCGGTGATGACCTCCGCCGATACCGCCCAGCGGATCATCACCGAATTGCGGGAGGCGGGTGTGCGCATTTCGCTCGACGATTTCGGCACCGGCCAGTCGAGCCTCGGGCGCCTGCGCGATTTCACCTTCGACAAGGTGAAGATCGACCGCGCCTTCGTCTCGCGCATCACGACCGATCGCGCCTCGGAGCATATCGTCAAGGCGATCATTGCCATGTGCGACGGTCTGGATCTCCTCGTCGTGGCGGAGGGGATCGAGGAAAAGGCCGATGCCGACAAGTTGAAGGCGCTCGGCTGCGCCATGGGGCAGGGCTATTTCTACGGCAAGCCGGTCGACAGTGCGGCCACGCTCGACTATCTCCAGCGCCATTACCGCGATTTCGCCGCCGTGGAACGCCAGCGCGCCTGACATCCTTCTGTTCCCGGCATTCCTGCCCGGCAGCCAGGCCACCGCGTTCCTTGATCGAGAATACGAAAAGGGCGACGCCAATGGCGCCGCCCCTGTCG is a window encoding:
- a CDS encoding bifunctional diguanylate cyclase/phosphodiesterase, yielding MISAGQPLPQVSEHELKALAYRDPLTGLGNRHRMREKVMAVAAERSDDPAPFTIGIANLDGFKPINDLFGSRAGDEILCQVAHRLKACIPDGATVTRHDGDEFAFLLPLVFEKHGAERLGQMIKDVLSAPYDLGDRNVRLSASFGFAVYPFAGEDFDELLTSAETALYRSKRRGRGQITVYSREIAQEMKRSTQLEQALRNAIIADSVDVHFQPIVRIRDSVVVGFEALARWIDPDLGFVSPAVFVPLAEERGFIDALSDTLLRKAAEAALSWPRELFLSFNLSSAQLMDPGTAPSILGTLGRVGLDPKRLELEITETAVMTSADTAQRIITELREAGVRISLDDFGTGQSSLGRLRDFTFDKVKIDRAFVSRITTDRASEHIVKAIIAMCDGLDLLVVAEGIEEKADADKLKALGCAMGQGYFYGKPVDSAATLDYLQRHYRDFAAVERQRA